The Mechercharimyces sp. CAU 1602 genome includes a region encoding these proteins:
- a CDS encoding NADH-quinone oxidoreductase subunit N has translation MNRTLLDYDWIVMAPELILVCAAVLLSLLDLVLRDEQRRTLIAWLSVLFVGFSLTVTLSQWGEAPYEILADTYRIDAISLSFKVLLLIGVLAVLLLSIADVRRSEIEYEGEYYTLLLTALIGAMLLVSSADLITLYVGLELLSISSYILVGIRKKRQDANEAAWKYVIYGGVSSAFFLYGLSFIYGITGSTNLYLIQEQLAEVFVEGFDLYIYLSLFLVLFGLVFKIASSPFHFWVPDVYQGASTPIMTWLAVVSKIAAFALLLRIVLIAYYPALQTEWVFMVESIFVAVAVLSLVIGNTVALRQTHTKRMLAYSSIGHVGFLILPVAMIGPLLFNSLLFYLLAYMLATVGLLTIVAIVERETEDEHVSAFAGLNHRSPLLAFATVLFALSLAGIPITVGFFAKLHIFLAVLMTRSFWIAGLMVLMTVISYGYYFELVRQMYFRPIVVNEQRSALRLPWTGALLVGLSLVGVIGFGIFPGLILDIWSSLDWRSSIFQ, from the coding sequence ATGAACCGAACTTTACTCGATTACGATTGGATCGTGATGGCACCAGAACTGATATTGGTTTGTGCAGCTGTTTTATTATCTTTGCTCGATTTGGTACTAAGAGATGAGCAGAGGCGGACACTGATCGCTTGGCTTAGTGTACTCTTTGTTGGATTTTCCTTGACAGTTACCCTTTCGCAGTGGGGGGAGGCTCCATATGAGATTTTAGCAGACACATATCGGATAGATGCGATCAGCCTCTCTTTTAAAGTTTTGCTCCTCATCGGGGTGCTCGCGGTGCTTCTACTCTCAATCGCAGATGTGCGACGGTCAGAAATAGAGTATGAGGGTGAGTATTACACGCTGTTGTTGACAGCACTGATAGGGGCAATGTTACTTGTCTCCTCAGCAGATTTGATCACTTTGTATGTGGGGCTGGAGTTACTAAGTATTTCATCTTATATACTGGTAGGCATTCGTAAAAAGCGACAAGATGCGAATGAAGCCGCTTGGAAATACGTTATCTATGGTGGAGTGTCGTCTGCCTTTTTTTTATACGGTCTCTCGTTTATATATGGTATTACCGGCAGCACGAATCTCTATCTGATTCAGGAGCAGTTGGCAGAGGTTTTTGTAGAAGGATTTGATCTTTATATCTACCTCTCCCTTTTTCTTGTTTTATTCGGATTAGTCTTTAAAATAGCGAGTAGTCCTTTTCATTTTTGGGTACCTGATGTATACCAGGGGGCAAGTACCCCGATTATGACTTGGTTAGCGGTAGTCTCTAAAATTGCTGCTTTTGCTCTGTTGTTGCGGATAGTGCTGATCGCATATTATCCTGCACTACAGACAGAATGGGTATTTATGGTGGAGTCGATCTTTGTTGCAGTGGCTGTTCTTTCCCTTGTTATCGGAAATACGGTTGCATTGCGGCAAACGCATACCAAGCGGATGTTGGCATACTCCAGTATTGGGCATGTTGGTTTTCTCATACTCCCCGTTGCTATGATTGGTCCGCTCTTATTTAACAGCCTTCTTTTCTATCTCCTTGCATATATGCTAGCTACTGTCGGTTTGCTCACGATTGTAGCTATTGTTGAACGGGAGACGGAAGATGAACATGTAAGTGCTTTTGCGGGTCTAAATCATCGTTCGCCTCTACTAGCGTTCGCTACGGTTCTGTTTGCCCTCTCACTTGCCGGCATACCAATTACCGTTGGCTTTTTTGCCAAGCTACACATTTTTCTGGCCGTACTGATGACGCGCTCTTTTTGGATAGCCGGCCTGATGGTACTGATGACGGTAATCTCTTATGGTTATTACTTTGAACTGGTACGTCAAATGTATTTTCGTCCTATAGTAGTAAACGAGCAGAGGTCAGCGCTGCGTCTACCTTGGACCGGCGCACTTCTGGTGGGGCTTTCGTTAGTTGGAGTAATCGGTTTCGGTATCTTTCCTGGGTTGATCCTTGATATTTGGAGTTCGTTGGATTGGAGATCATCCATTTTCCAATAG